The Rosa rugosa chromosome 3, drRosRugo1.1, whole genome shotgun sequence sequence GCAAGTTGCTGATTTTCGTTGCTTCCAAGCCAAGAGATAAACTGAGCTCTCAACTTGGGAAGAAGAACCTGACAGGAAAATGGAGGAGTGGGAAAACAGTCATATGTACATGGATTCTAAGGACCAATTGTTACACGACAACGTGTTGAGTTTGAGTCTAAGCCAATGGGAATGGGAGGCAACTGAAAGAGAAAAGTAACCCCGTAAAATTTGGGGTCCATTGTTGTCTTTGGTAAAAAGGATTAATTCGCACACGAAGGCTATGTTTGGTTGGtgggaaaggaaaggaatcaatTTCCTTTCCCATGGGAAAGTGAATccgaggggggggggggggagggaatggatttcctccactttttcccttcatttgggaaagtgtttcccttCCAATGGCTgtcccaaacacaggaaaggaaacactttcctttcccaagGCCCATTTTCCGGGAAACAAACAAGGCCTGAAATGTGTGTGATGATGATGCAGTTGGAACAAGattttcattattattattatttttttcaagaagaaaaaagaccaTCTGGTTTGATAAGATCATAAGACCCAGACTTTTGATTAAATTTGACTAGTTCAGCATGAAATCAATGGGATTAACATTAGTAACTCTGCTAAatgtttaatttatatatgaaaaaaaaaaaaagtagttaatGAGTATATTTGCAGAGTAATAAACAATCGCATGAAGTGATACACTAATACTAACGGATAATCTATGGTCTTATGGTACGTGTTAATGTTATTGGTTCACGTAACATGTACATGTTGCTGATTGATTCtcttaatataattttttttcacccCCACTAAATTCGAATGAAATATTAGTCCAGACCACCACATGACAATGTCACGTGATAGTCCGGAACTATagaataattatttttttttgaaacttaTTTTATTTGTACCAACGGTATTTTTAAAACATAATACAACTCCACAGGAAGTTTTATGAAAATTAAATTCAGCTCTGAAAAATTTAATTGAACTCCACAATAGCAAGCTGACCAAAAATAGGACGTCATGAGTTGAGAGCGAGATGCAAAGTATTGTTTGGTTCATGCAAATTAATGAATGAGATGCTGCCACAAGCATTGATCACGAGGGTGCTTCTTTCCTTTGGATTTTAGATCCTTGCATGTGATATAAGCAAAAGGTGTCCTTGGGTTCTACATTTGTGTTTGCAAATGTTCAGATAAGTTAAACAAATGTTGGCCACAACTTATTTCTCCTTTTCTAAACAGAAAGAACAGCCCAACAAAAAACCAGAAGCAAgaacataaaaacaaacaagtAGGTAAAACAACAGGAAGCCAGGAGCAGAAAACCATGACCAATCATGTGCCATTTTACCGAGTTGCATATATTTTAGCCAATTCCCTCCCAATTCTTGTTTGAAAATTCTTATTTTTCAAACAATAAAATCTTCGGCCAATTTTTGTTACATGTTTTTGGTGGACCAGAAATTTCATAAAGCCCAAATGCAAGAAGCAACCCCTAATTTATCTGTGAGTAGAGTTGAAGGTTGTTCCAGATTTGATCAATATCCGTCCTTGTCCTGATTATCTCTGTGTTCTTGATTGGATGCATGTACAAGGGAGCAAGCAATCCCTCAGGTTGTAACTTGAGAAGAAATCTGATTTTCATGGTCtgttggttttgttttcttctttattttgatGCAAGCAGGTTTGCCTTTGTGCAGTGATTCTCCAAGTCCAATTACTGAtcaaatattttttattaataacttTGCAGTTACAAATCATACAATTGcattaaaattataattttacatTGTTTACAATGTAAAATCACAGTACATGATACATCTTACAGTTCTAGTGTTACATGGATTTGCCCACTAACATTCTACTAGTACTCTTATCTTACTCAAACTGCCCATTTTCAGTGGCAATAATCACAATGCTTTGGCTACCTTATCCATCTTGATTACCCAATAAAAGCCCCAAATGCTACGAGTAATAGAACCAAAATTGTTGTGCTCGAACAGGACATTGAAGGTGAACTGGAAAACTTGACTCGCTGAGCTTGGTCCCTGGGAAAGATAACCAAATGAAACTATGCATTAGCAAAGTGGTTTTACAGGAATTTTGTGTGAATATAAGTTTCAAGGCACATGGTATAAATAATCTGAATCAAAAGTATCGGCCAAATTTCTGATGTCTTACTTCTGTAAAGAGGAAAGTACTCCACAGTAAATGGCATTATCAGGCAAACCAGCTTCAGATCCATCACTCTCAGGATTAACAACGCTGACATAAAGTTCTTGGCCTAGATACCGTGAGTCCAGATTCTCTGCACGAAGGTTCCAAATGCCGGCGCTATCAAGAGAAATCAATATGGCTGTCCAAGCTCCCGGAAAGACCTGTATACATATGAGCATGAAGCAGTCTGTTAACAATACACAATCAACATAGTAGAATCAACAAAAAATACTTCCATTCATTCAGTATGAGTAAAATATAAGAGAGTAAGAGACTAAAGACTGCAATGTGCAATGACAACTAGGTAATGCAAAAACCTATAACATAATGGAATTAATGGTTCAACTCCCAGATTAATCAATTGAGAAAAATCATGATATACTGTTTTGATTAAGTATCTGTTTTGAAGCTATAAGTCTCCTACGAAAAATGTCCTAACCAGTTGGCTACGAAAAATGTCCTAACCAGTTGGCTCTTAATAGTAAAGCATTTGATCCAAGGTACCTGTGTAGTGCAGCGAGCAACGCCATCCCATTTGTTGTAAGTGCCTCTGCTATTCTCTGTCCACACTCCAAAATCCATACTACAGGGCAATCattcaataatgtttataagtTTCCAGTTCAACAAGTAGAAATAAAGGCAGAATGATTTTCAAAATAAGAGCTCACCCCACGACAAAAAATGCATAGCCATCCATATGGTAGTTCTGAACAGTGGTATCATTGTTCTGAAAGATGATTTCCATGAAACCTTTGAAAGTACCATTTATTAAAGATGTGTCAAGTTTTGCCGGTCTGTTCATCAGTTTATTTGGAAAGTCAAGCTTGTAAACTCCTGAAATGTTGAATTGCTGGGCGAGCTTAAGCGGTGTCGAAGGTGTGAAATATGAAATACCATTGAGGGTTGTGCGCCACTTCCCATTTATAAGCTCTGCAGGTCTGTTTAGGATTACATAGAAATCTGTAACggtaatttcaccatatttaaaAGAACCTTGTGGGTTTGGACGAGCAGCACCAGCAGAGACATTCCACCTACAGTTTAGAAACGATCATGAGAGTAAGCCCAGCATATGAGAACTAAAATATCCATAAAAGAAAGGataaaaatgaaattaagaTAACCGATGGTCTGGTAGGCAAGTAAAATCTTTCCCTAATTTTTTTGGATTAGCATCATTTAACCTTCTCATATGAATATAAAACAAAAGCTGGTGGACAAGAATTATTTGGCCTGCCAGTGATATTGAAATAAGGGGTTAGCAGTTGTTAAGCAGTCTGTCCATTTGAAAATGATTATCATAAAAGCTTTTAGCGGAAGTTAATGAGCCTTTTTGTTTTCATCAGTGCAATATgttattaaataaaaaagacTCATAGTTAACTACAACCTTATAGATCTTGCTTGATTCATTGAGAAATATGTGTCGAAATCATTAGGAGGATCAGGGAGAGGACCTGATGCAGGTCCTTGAGAATTGGAGTAGTGTAAGATGGCAACTCCAGTAGCTTTAGCCCATGAAGATGAATTCACAAAACGAGGGCTGGCAACAACGTAGTAATCACTGCTGGCATTTTGATCCATTGTAACCAAGAATGAAAATGACTGACCAACATGAATATCCATATTAGCATAGTTCTGCTGAACCGTGTACGATCCTTCAGTCTCCACAAGGAGTAAGTTATGATTTTGTATCCTGAAATTCAAGCTAGTTGAGATGCCAACGTTGTGCACCCGGAAGCGGTATGTCTTTCCTGTTCCAGGCAATTACAGTATTGGCTCCCATTAAAACTGGAAGGTAATAAAAGTGCATATGAAAATATAGCAGTAGAATAGTGAACTAGTAAAACCCAAAGTAGAACTAAACCCAAAAGGGTGTTTAACAATTCAATGAAATGCCAAGTTGCCAACCTAAAAAGAAGACCACTCACTCACCACTCCCTCCAAAGAAGAATCATTATTTTTCTCAGAAACTGAATACCATACATGTATATATGATTCTGGTAGATTTATAAGACGAATCAAATTCATATacaaaaacaagcaaaacattTCCCAGATATATACCTGGTTCAACATTTATTGTAAGGAAAGGAAAGCCGTCTGGAACAATTGCCTCATCAAAGCGAAAGGGACCTAATCCGTTGATGAGGATGCCGTCAGGAATTCCTAGGTTAGTTCCACTTTCAACATGTTTCCGTAGTTCCTGTTTAAGTATCATTCACGCCTAAGAAACCAAGTTGAAAGGTTCTTTGAAACATACATAACACGACAAAAACAGTTTATGTTCACCTTATGACTCTTTGTATACCAGTCTGTAATAAAGAGAGTAACATCTGCATCTGGCACCGCAAAAGGTAGCGGAATAATAGCTCTGTTATTTATGATGATTCCCCCATATCCACCTGCAGCTCTCTGGAAGCTTAGGGAAGGGAAATAAAAGAAACTCCCTATCTGATCTTTAACCTGAAAGTCATATGTCCAATTCCAACCAGCCTGAATTGGACAATTAGTCCCCGAAACACCATCTTGCCAACAGTTTTTCCTATGCTGTATTCCATTCCTGCATTTAACTAACAATATTAGCAATGAAATACTTGCTGCCATTTGTTACTGATAGCACACATGTACTTTACCATGTGAGAAGCAATGGCTCATCCAGGTCATTCTTCACATTGACAACAACATTCCAATTTGTAGTCACATTAAGCAACGGTCCTGGAAACTCTCCATTAATCCCAATAACCTGAAAAGTATTAACGAAACGATGGCTCAGATAGAATCAGCTAAAACCACTATAGCACCTCTATACTTTCTCGCTGTTCTAAGTAAATTTTAGTTATGAGTTAATAGCAGATCTCCTTGCCATTTCTCTCCCCACATGTCCCTATATATAAGTTGCTAACCACTTCTTAGCAGCTCTAAGCCTAACCTCCTAAAAAGTTGGCCAATTTTATGGGTTAAACCAATTATGATACTTGTACTGTTTCCTACGCCCTGTATGAGAACTCATTAGAGGAAGGCAACTATTTATAAGCATTGAATGACAAAAGTAATTAATTCAACTCCAAACAGGAGCAGGTATACTCACAAATCAGAACTAGATACTAGAACAGCACAAGAACTAAGTAAAGTTCAAACTTGACgacccaaaactcgaaaaccAGAGAGTAAGTGAAAGAAAGAACCTTTTGCTTAACTCCAAGTGGAGCAGCAGTGATGTAGGAGACGGTCCAATCATAGAACACGTACGGGTCGGCACCCAAAGCAGCAGGCAATGAGCAGACGAGGATGGCCAAGTTGAAGAAACAAAAGGAGGGCATTGGATGATCTCTCTCTAGCCTATCCTATCTCTTCTGGGTAGCTCTCTACTTTCACAGAGAGAAAAGTGAGAGAGAGTTGGGTGGTTACTTGCTGGATTTGGAAGCGAAGCCAAAACCGGGTGGCAGAGTTGCAGTGAGAGAGTCACATGGGAGTGTGGGAAAAGATCGAGTACAGAGCTTGGGGGAGCCTGATGTTTCTTGGGTCCCATTTTCTCCATTAAAGGGTAAAGAACGGAGGCTATAGACTATAGAGCCACACCCACCGTGATTTTACAGATGAATTCACCGTGTGGGGCATAAGGGATTAAAGAGAAAGGTAGCTGAGTGGCTGAGGCAAATCTTTTTTGACCGATTGGCTTTGGGAGTTTGGGATCAGGAGACAAGACCTCAACAGGAGTGGGGACATAACTTTTAGACGCAAATCTGGGTTCAATTTAATTGGGGTAGTGATATAAGctcgtttgaatagtgtacaaAAAAGACTTGCGAGTTACAATCACATAAACTGGTGAGTTACACTAAATAAATTGTGCTAAACCATATTGGATGTTAGTTCAATATTAGAGAAAATTATTATTAAGTTAAGTTATTTTGTTTTCCACCATTAGATTTACATTCAACGGTGATTGAGCACAATCTATTTGGTCAGCAAGCAACTGACCGAGCAAACACCGCTGCTCTCATTTTAGAGGTCCTCATTAGAAAGGTTTTCATTCTAGAGATATATTTTATATCAAATTTAAATGAGTTTTTTGTTtgggagaatttttcgaacagtacatgaactaaaagtcactgtgaattaacgttcctcactttacactaattacattttggtacctgaactataaaACCCGACTACATTTAAATATATGCCGTTAATAACACTGTTAACCTTATGTCATTATTCAATTTCTAAAGGTAGTTtggtattctctctctctctctctctctctctctctgtctctctctctctctctctctctctgtctctctctctctctctctctctctctctctctctccatccacGCCATACCAGCAGccgcaacccagaaaacaaaacagGAATTCAAACcaaagaaatataaaattaaCCAGCCTAAAATTAACACCTATTTGATCATATGTCCCAAGTCAATCTCCTCAACAGAACTACATATTAAGCCATATATATTTCATGAATTCGGCAAACAAGATTTAAATACAAAATCACATATTTCATGAATTCAGATTGGAAAAGAATTGAATTGCAACCAACAAACCAAATATCAAATGAGAATTAAGAATGAAAGAGAGAAATGGAGAACCCATAACACTTGGTCTCTCTTAATCTCAACTTCAATCCAAGCAGAAATAGCTTGTGCTCATCCTCCATCCATGGAACTCCTGATCAAGCAAATTCACCCCAAAACCCAAATTCCAAATTCCATACACCTTCTTCTTATGCACATTTGCTTAAACACACAAAATTGCAACAACAAGGTGTGATTGGATTGGGATTGTTGATTCCAGCCCCCGCTGCAATCAACACAGAGGTAGGAGAAGAGGACTCTCCTTAATTATTCAGTGAGCCGGAATTTCAGAAGGCCGGTAAGCTAATTTCACACTGGAACCGCCTCGATCCTCACCGCTTTGCTTCTGCTCTTCCCCGCTACCGTGAACGGACTCGACCCTTGAACTCGCGGCGGCGATGGCGACGGACCTCATTTACTCCGCTAACTCCATCGTCCTCATGAAGCACTCCTCCCATAATCTCTCCTCCATCCACCACGCCATCAACcactccctctctctttttttctattCTGATTCCAATTCCAAGTCCTCCGACTCCTCCATCCGCATTTACGTAATTGCCTTCCTGGTCAAGTACCTGGTCGACACCGTCGAAAACATCTGGGGCCAGCCATGTCCACTTCACCCTCACCACCCTGCACAAGCCCTTTTTGTTACTGTTCCAATTTGGATTTCTTCACCTTCTCATCTTCGATCCATGGTTTCCCGACCCAGAAAACCAACCCcaagaaattttcttttcttttttatttaaaagaaaaaaagacttTCCAAGGGTGGATCTACGGTCAAGATCGCAAcaccaattttctttttctttttattaaaaaaaattgactttCTAAAGGTGGATAGTCAAGTGACAACTTTACCCTTGAAAATATGCCAGGTGGCATGCCAACTAACGGAGTTATTGACGGCTTatatagacctgtaaatggacctgattttgatccggacccgctccaaatccgtgactattggacgggtttggatcaaaagttttgatccgttaatgatccgaatcggttaacccgtttatttaacggatcaaatacggatctaggtcgatccgatccgttaatgatccgccccgtttttgtaataataaattttttttttttattaatataatattattttaaaaaaatatgaagaatttctaatacaattttttttttcagaaatctaagggacagtctatcacccaagattccaagaagcattaagaattttgataatgtaattctacttttggtgatacttttcatgttgtcttcatattttattaatatcttataaggtatcatgatataaatttaatattactatttaaaatatttgaaattataacgggtcggattagcggatcgggtatccgttaatccggcggatacggatttggatcgagctatcaacaatccgccgggttaacggagtgggtttggatcgattttttttttaagtaaacggatttggatttaggtcgatccggtccatttacaggtctataGGCATATACCAAAAGTGGATCAGGTtttatagttcaggtaccaaagtataattagtgtaaagtgaggaacgttaattcacagtgacctttagttcatgtactgttcgaaaaattctcttcttttgtttttaatttgtttgacGAAATGTTAATAATGTCTGTTTATATATTGTGATAAAACTCTTTTTTGAATCAACTCATCAATGATTGTCattactcaagccagaatggccattacatactcaTCCCCTGTCATTAGCCAATTGCGAGACAAACAAGAGGTTGTGGGGGTACCATGATAGTACATAGGTATAAACCATTCAGTATACAATCAGTGCTCACTTAATAAAGCGAGCCTATAGGCTAGAACTAGCAAATAGGCAAAGTAAAAACTACAACTAATTAGCACTCATTAAAAATTAACAAGCATAGTTCCCTAAAAAATTAGGAAATTAttgaaactaaaaaaaaaaaaacctaattcAAATAGTCTAAGCCCAGTGATAAACCAGCAAGGAAAGCCCCAACAAAAATTGATCCAAATTTCAGGCCGAGCCACGACTCCCTAGTACAGTCACGTCTCCGCCACCGCCAAACTAGAGCTCTGCCACCATCgtcaaaaccaaaacccccGTTGTCGCCGCTGATCTAGGACTCCGTCAACCAACCTATCAACGAGACGCCACAAAACCAACCAGAGTCAGTGAAGCACAAGGAGTTGATGAAGGCTGAGAACCTAGACACTGTATTGACGACCACCATGCCTCAGAAGTCACACTAGAGTCCGAAGTTGATCAATCCTGTCAAAACAATCGAGCACAAGACTTCCAATCTGAGCCACCACAGAGCACTATCACCAAAaaacacccgtccggcagcagaccaCTAACGTCGGCGAGGCCAGAGACCTTCACAGACATCGGGTTACCACCGAACGCGCAAGCTTTCGCAGATGACCTTTTCTGATCTTAGGCTACTCTAGTCCAAAGAGCGGCTTTGTGataaaactctttttttttttctttttctttttttttgttgcaatccatcaatgattgtTGTGATAAAACTCTTTAAGAAGAAATGAAATCTTATTTTTCTTTGATAACAAAATAGGTCGGCAAGAAAACTGTATTTAAGTTTTCTTTGGTCAGAATATTTGGTTGAAACTTTATTAAATATTGTaccaaaggaaaaataaatattgACAATAACAACAAAATTATGAAACTATGCACGAGTTtcggccaaaaaaaaaattatgcatGAATTATTATGTAGAGAGAAAATTAGAATGAGATGCATGTGGGGTGGAGTGGTGGACCCATCAGCAGCTATAGCCCAATTACATTCTCAGAAGTGTCCCACATCTAGGTTCACGTAAGGGTCATCATTTGGCTTTTGGGCCCTAAGCCTGGCCCTTGCATTAGAACGAGTCGGCCCAACCATTCTCAAATAGGATAGGGTATGGGCCACGCAAATAAagtccggcccggcccgacccgtttGTGCCCATTAGAGCCAAATCTAGCTCGACCCTTTAAACCCGCCCAATCgagccctaataattttctattttttagatatgtttctctttttctataacatacaacttatctctttctttgtaattgatttcgtcagttttattttctttaatcttTATATTCATTgataaacaacaattaattttggaagatttagagagatagttggTTAAAGataaccaccttaactaatatttatagaTGTTACTAAGTTAATTCAAAAaatacataaatatatatatatatatatatatatatatatat is a genomic window containing:
- the LOC133741023 gene encoding monocopper oxidase-like protein SKU5, with the protein product MPSFCFFNLAILVCSLPAALGADPYVFYDWTVSYITAAPLGVKQKVIGINGEFPGPLLNVTTNWNVVVNVKNDLDEPLLLTWNGIQHRKNCWQDGVSGTNCPIQAGWNWTYDFQVKDQIGSFFYFPSLSFQRAAGGYGGIIINNRAIIPLPFAVPDADVTLFITDWYTKSHKELRKHVESGTNLGIPDGILINGLGPFRFDEAIVPDGFPFLTINVEPGKTYRFRVHNVGISTSLNFRIQNHNLLLVETEGSYTVQQNYANMDIHVGQSFSFLVTMDQNASSDYYVVASPRFVNSSSWAKATGVAILHYSNSQGPASGPLPDPPNDFDTYFSMNQARSIRWNVSAGAARPNPQGSFKYGEITVTDFYVILNRPAELINGKWRTTLNGISYFTPSTPLKLAQQFNISGVYKLDFPNKLMNRPAKLDTSLINGTFKGFMEIIFQNNDTTVQNYHMDGYAFFVVGMDFGVWTENSRGTYNKWDGVARCTTQVFPGAWTAILISLDSAGIWNLRAENLDSRYLGQELYVSVVNPESDGSEAGLPDNAIYCGVLSSLQKDQAQRVKFSSSPSMSCSSTTILVLLLVAFGAFIG